A window from Leptospira wolffii serovar Khorat str. Khorat-H2 encodes these proteins:
- a CDS encoding DUF5615 family PIN-like protein codes for MYAFPRNEHRIGKNANDHRIPMTDSIILATARKHNATLWTRDEDFIGLDGIKYFPKK; via the coding sequence ATTTACGCATTCCCTAGGAACGAACACCGGATTGGTAAAAATGCTAACGACCATAGAATACCGATGACCGATAGTATTATTTTAGCAACAGCTCGTAAGCATAATGCAACATTGTGGACTCGAGACGAAGATTTTATCGGTTTAGACGGGATTAAATATTTCCCGAAAAAGTAG
- a CDS encoding pentapeptide repeat-containing protein, giving the protein MTVMDFNRYKEINDQRLNYREMEDATVVSNYRNVGCGDGYRIYLKIDENRTVTDASYTTTGCGFGIVALAMATEIAKGKTIDELKNVTTDDVEKRFEFPERRKNYPESAVAALQQAIHDYETGAGVPKERRITASKAKEILSEKGNLKGEDLSSIILEKEDLHGVDFSGANLNNAFLTNCNFAGANFEGARLRGAFLNGADLTGANLKGSDLRWAKLAGAKIDGADFTDAVYDIGTRVDQRQIHIFSSMKKEGKDIYMEKHEAG; this is encoded by the coding sequence ATGACAGTAATGGATTTTAACCGATACAAAGAAATCAACGATCAGAGATTGAACTATAGGGAAATGGAAGACGCGACCGTAGTTTCGAATTATAGAAACGTGGGTTGCGGAGACGGATACAGGATATATCTTAAGATAGACGAGAATCGAACCGTAACCGATGCGAGCTATACCACAACTGGTTGCGGCTTCGGAATCGTAGCGCTTGCCATGGCCACAGAAATCGCCAAAGGAAAGACGATCGACGAACTCAAAAACGTGACCACGGACGATGTGGAAAAACGTTTCGAGTTTCCGGAACGCAGAAAGAATTATCCCGAATCCGCGGTGGCCGCTCTACAGCAGGCGATCCATGATTACGAAACAGGAGCAGGAGTTCCGAAAGAAAGAAGGATTACCGCTTCCAAGGCAAAGGAAATTCTTTCCGAAAAGGGAAATCTGAAAGGCGAGGATCTTTCCTCGATTATATTAGAAAAAGAAGATTTGCACGGAGTCGATTTTTCCGGTGCGAATCTGAATAACGCATTTCTTACCAATTGTAATTTTGCCGGAGCCAATTTCGAAGGCGCTCGCTTGAGAGGGGCTTTCTTGAACGGGGCCGATCTGACGGGAGCGAATCTGAAAGGATCGGATCTGCGTTGGGCCAAACTCGCCGGAGCAAAAATAGACGGAGCCGATTTTACGGACGCGGTCTACGATATAGGAACTAGGGTGGACCAAAGACAAATTCATATCTTCTCCTCCATGAAAAAAGAAGGGAAGGATATATACATGGAGAAGCATGAAGCCGGGTGA